A stretch of the Xiphias gladius isolate SHS-SW01 ecotype Sanya breed wild chromosome 21, ASM1685928v1, whole genome shotgun sequence genome encodes the following:
- the LOC120783491 gene encoding cytochrome c oxidase subunit 6C-1, producing MSLPKPVMRGMLAKRLRFHLPIAFALAFGAAVMFKYTVTEPRKRAYAEFYKQYDSVKEFNAMREAGIFESVRPSGE from the exons ATGTCTCTGCCAAAGCCTGTGATGAGGGGGATGCTGGCGAAGCGTCTGAGGTTTCACCTGCCCATCGCTTTCGCCCTGGCTTTTGGCGCTGCCGTAATGTTCAAG TACACCGTGACAGAGCCCAGGAAACGGGCCTACGCTGAGTTCTACAAGCAGTACGACTCTGTCAAGGAGTTCAACGCCATGAGGGAAGCCGGCATCTTCGAGAGCGTGCGGCCCTCTGGGGAGTAA